One Rhizobium sp. NRK18 genomic window carries:
- a CDS encoding HD domain-containing protein — protein sequence MLTALAFAPHQAIAEQLLHHLDAGTDGSHDLAHIQRVFRNALRIQAEEGGDAEVLAAAVLMHDCVSVEKNSPLRTQASRLAAEKASGILRDLGWNDADVEAVAHAILTHSFSAGHQPQTLEAKILQDADRLDAIGAIGAARCFYVAGRMGSSLYDPADPRADNRPLDDKTFAIDHFEAKLFKLADGFQTDTGQRLARERHDRLAQFLQHFLDEL from the coding sequence ATGCTGACTGCCCTGGCCTTTGCGCCGCATCAGGCGATTGCCGAACAGCTCCTGCACCATCTCGACGCCGGCACCGACGGGTCGCATGATCTCGCGCATATCCAGCGCGTCTTCCGAAATGCCTTGCGGATCCAGGCCGAAGAAGGCGGCGATGCCGAGGTGCTGGCGGCTGCCGTGCTGATGCACGACTGCGTTTCGGTGGAGAAGAACTCACCGCTGCGGACGCAGGCTTCGAGGCTCGCCGCCGAGAAGGCTTCCGGTATTCTGCGCGATCTCGGCTGGAACGATGCCGATGTCGAGGCGGTGGCGCACGCCATCCTTACCCACAGCTTTTCGGCCGGGCACCAGCCGCAAACGCTGGAAGCGAAGATCCTTCAGGACGCCGACCGGCTGGACGCGATTGGCGCCATCGGTGCGGCGCGCTGCTTCTATGTGGCCGGGCGCATGGGCTCGTCGCTCTACGATCCCGCCGATCCGCGGGCGGACAATCGTCCGCTCGACGACAAGACCTTTGCGATCGACCATTTCGAAGCCAAGCTTTTCAAACTCGCCGACGGTTTCCAGACGGACACCGGTCAACGGCTCGCCCGCGAGCGCCACGACCGATTGGCACAATTCCTTCAACACTTTCTCGACGAACTATAG
- a CDS encoding MOSC domain-containing protein → MQVSDLFIYPLKSARGIRLPYSKVDAFGLSGDRRMMIVDGNGRFITQRELPALARIDARPGATSLLLSMDGKGELLVAPPQPGNRMEVMVWKSRVNAAIADDGVNAKLSQWFGTEVKLAFFDADAHREASSDWAGEGTPVAFADGFQVLVTTTGSLNAINANLHGQGLPTVPMDRFRPNIVIDSEEPFAEDRWAAIEIGGIRFDFVKPCVRCVMTTQDQKTGSRDVADPMPALRKLRMSADERIRGVLFGWNAVPRGEGRISAGDEVRVIDERETGWKLRAA, encoded by the coding sequence ATGCAGGTCAGTGATCTTTTCATCTACCCGCTCAAGAGCGCGCGCGGCATCCGCCTGCCCTACTCGAAGGTCGATGCCTTCGGCCTGTCCGGCGACCGCCGGATGATGATCGTCGACGGCAATGGCCGTTTCATCACCCAGCGCGAACTACCGGCGCTGGCCCGCATCGACGCCCGCCCGGGTGCGACCTCCCTGCTCCTGTCCATGGACGGCAAGGGCGAACTTCTGGTGGCCCCGCCGCAGCCGGGCAATCGCATGGAGGTCATGGTATGGAAGTCGCGCGTCAATGCCGCGATCGCCGATGACGGTGTCAATGCCAAGCTCTCGCAATGGTTCGGAACCGAGGTGAAGCTTGCCTTCTTCGACGCCGACGCGCACCGCGAGGCGAGCAGCGACTGGGCCGGCGAAGGCACGCCGGTCGCATTCGCCGACGGGTTCCAGGTGCTGGTCACCACCACCGGTTCGCTCAATGCCATCAATGCCAACCTGCACGGCCAGGGGCTTCCGACGGTGCCGATGGACCGGTTCCGGCCGAACATCGTCATCGACAGCGAGGAGCCTTTTGCCGAGGACCGCTGGGCAGCGATCGAGATCGGCGGCATCCGCTTCGATTTCGTCAAGCCTTGCGTACGCTGCGTGATGACCACGCAGGACCAGAAGACCGGGTCGCGCGACGTCGCCGATCCCATGCCGGCGCTGCGCAAGCTCCGCATGTCGGCGGACGAGCGCATTCGTGGCGTGCTGTTCGGCTGGAATGCCGTGCCGCGCGGCGAAGGCCGCATTTCGGCCGGCGACGAGGTGCGCGTCATTGATGAACGGGAGACGGGCTGGAAACTCAGAGCAGCCTGA
- a CDS encoding tyrosine phosphatase family protein, which translates to MPRIVVSPLARIAEMAVRHRSREMISLVGESQNFHRPAVISGDRHLRLDVNDITFASKTEGLIAPQEAHVRAIIDFSRDWDQSAPLLVHCWMGVSRSPAAAAIVALALRPDLDDFALAEELRRASPFATPNSRLIAIGDAVLGRNGRLIEAMTAIGRGADADGNSPFSLDFG; encoded by the coding sequence ATGCCGCGGATCGTCGTGTCGCCGCTCGCGCGCATCGCGGAAATGGCCGTCCGGCATCGCTCGCGCGAAATGATCAGCCTCGTCGGCGAGAGCCAGAACTTTCATCGTCCGGCGGTGATCTCCGGTGATCGTCACCTGCGGCTCGACGTCAACGACATCACCTTTGCCTCGAAGACCGAAGGCTTGATCGCGCCGCAGGAGGCGCATGTGCGGGCGATCATCGACTTTTCCAGGGACTGGGACCAGAGCGCGCCGCTGCTCGTCCATTGCTGGATGGGCGTCTCGCGCTCACCGGCGGCGGCGGCGATCGTCGCCCTCGCCCTGCGGCCCGATCTCGACGATTTCGCCCTTGCCGAAGAACTCAGGCGCGCCTCGCCGTTTGCAACGCCCAACAGCCGGCTGATCGCCATCGGCGATGCGGTGCTCGGCCGCAATGGCAGGCTGATCGAGGCCATGACGGCGATTGGCCGGGGTGCGGACGCCGACGGCAACTCGCCGTTTTCGCTGGATTTTGGCTGA
- a CDS encoding mechanosensitive ion channel family protein, whose translation MENLSADAIGTKANDILLSTSTLIDSLATLIVSYAFSTVGAILILIVGWIASSLFSRWTESALGRVRGLDATVINFLGNIVRYGVLIIVVVMVLGQFGVQTTSIIAALGAAGLAIGLALQGTLQNIAAGIMLLVLRPFRNGEYIDAGNVSGIVQQIGLFATEFRTPDGLYRLAPNSSLWNVSITNYSRQSTRRNDLTIGIGYEDDIELAQTILMDMAHGDERVLADPPADSFVAELGDSAVSITLRYWTKSADWWATSRDFIKTAKLEFDKKGISIPFPQVTYTTVPPSEAQVSTAEKKEPNQPSA comes from the coding sequence ATGGAAAACCTCTCCGCGGATGCCATCGGCACGAAGGCCAATGACATTCTGCTCTCCACATCGACTCTCATCGACTCCCTGGCCACACTGATCGTCTCCTACGCGTTCTCGACCGTCGGCGCGATCCTGATCCTGATCGTCGGCTGGATCGCCTCCAGCCTGTTCAGCCGCTGGACCGAAAGCGCGCTCGGCCGCGTGCGCGGGCTCGACGCCACCGTCATCAACTTCCTCGGCAACATCGTCCGCTACGGCGTTCTCATCATCGTCGTGGTGATGGTGCTCGGCCAGTTCGGCGTCCAGACGACATCGATCATCGCCGCCCTCGGCGCCGCCGGTCTCGCCATCGGCCTCGCCCTGCAGGGCACGCTGCAGAACATCGCCGCCGGCATCATGCTGCTGGTGCTGCGCCCGTTCCGCAACGGCGAATATATCGATGCCGGAAACGTATCGGGCATCGTTCAGCAGATCGGCCTTTTTGCGACCGAGTTCAGAACGCCGGACGGGCTTTACCGCCTGGCACCGAATTCCTCCCTTTGGAACGTCTCGATCACCAATTACAGCCGGCAGTCGACCCGCCGCAACGACCTGACGATCGGCATCGGCTACGAGGACGACATCGAACTGGCGCAGACGATCCTGATGGACATGGCCCATGGCGACGAGCGCGTGCTGGCCGACCCGCCGGCCGACAGCTTCGTGGCCGAACTCGGCGACAGCGCCGTGTCGATCACGCTGCGATACTGGACGAAGAGCGCGGACTGGTGGGCGACCAGCCGGGATTTCATCAAGACGGCGAAGCTGGAATTCGACAAGAAGGGCATCTCCATCCCGTTCCCGCAGGTCACCTACACGACCGTGCCCCCGAGCGAAGCGCAAGTCTCTACGGCGGAGAAGAAGGAACCGAACCAGCCGAGCGCGTAG
- a CDS encoding EF-hand domain-containing protein codes for MTSVSAAGSSSYLYFSRITGTDKDSTDAAASAAASATSTMPPPPPPMEFEGDSATSKFSGNMMSMMMSMSDTLAAPQLSTADLVSSMDADEDGSVSLDEFVASRPDDVSEEDATTLFNSFDSEGAGTLTTDALADAMDASRPAPPMGGPGGPPPGPPPSDDGDGDDDLLTALDTDEDGNVTLEEFVAARPDDVSEEDATTLFNSFDSEGTGSLTTDELSDAMKSNRPGPPPGGFQMMSLGEDATYSLADLLGAISGSSEEVAEA; via the coding sequence ATGACCAGCGTTTCGGCTGCCGGAAGCAGCAGCTATCTCTATTTCTCCAGGATCACCGGAACCGATAAGGACAGCACGGATGCGGCTGCCTCGGCCGCGGCATCCGCCACGTCCACCATGCCGCCACCGCCGCCGCCGATGGAGTTCGAAGGCGACAGTGCGACGTCCAAGTTCTCGGGCAACATGATGTCGATGATGATGAGCATGTCCGACACGCTTGCCGCACCGCAGCTGTCGACGGCCGACCTCGTGTCTTCGATGGATGCCGACGAAGACGGCAGCGTCTCCCTCGACGAATTCGTCGCATCACGTCCGGACGATGTGTCCGAAGAGGACGCCACCACGCTCTTCAACTCCTTCGATAGCGAAGGCGCGGGAACGCTGACGACGGACGCGCTAGCCGACGCCATGGATGCCAGCCGGCCGGCGCCGCCGATGGGCGGACCGGGTGGTCCGCCTCCCGGACCGCCTCCGTCCGACGATGGTGACGGCGACGATGACCTGCTGACGGCGCTCGACACCGATGAGGATGGCAATGTCACCCTGGAGGAATTCGTCGCAGCCCGTCCTGACGACGTCTCCGAAGAGGATGCCACCACGCTGTTCAATTCGTTTGACAGCGAGGGCACCGGCTCCCTGACCACCGACGAATTGAGCGACGCCATGAAGAGCAACCGTCCGGGCCCGCCGCCCGGCGGCTTCCAGATGATGTCGCTCGGTGAGGACGCCACCTATTCGCTGGCCGATCTTCTCGGCGCAATCTCCGGTTCGTCGGAAGAGGTTGCCGAAGCCTGA